CTTAATTAATATTTTAAAAGGGAAAAAAGCCGTGTTACTACTAACTATTGCAGGTGTGGCATGTTTGTCGCAAAACGTCGTTCCTGTACACATTGCTTTTATTCCTATTTTGATCCCGCCGCTCCTGCACTTATTTGATACTATGAAGCTGGATCGCAGAGCTGTAGCGACCGCTTTAACTTTCGGCTTAAAAGCGCCATATGTCATGATTCCTGCGGGTTTCGGTTTGATTTTTCATGGAATTATTAGAGACGAAATGAATGCGAATGGCATGTCAATCAATCTTGGGCAAATCCCAATTGCATTGCTTTTACCAGGCATTGGAATGTTATGTGGTCTATTGTTTGCTATATTTATAACCTTTCGAAAAGATCGAGAAACATCAGTCCAGCAGATGAGAGATATATCAGCAGCAGAAGAGACTGCCGCAACGACAGAAAAGAAAATGATATTTACAATGTCTCACTTTTTCACCATAGTTGCTATTATTTCTGCTCTTGCCGTGCAGTTAGCTACAGACTCACTAATTTTGGGAGCGCTTACTGGTATTATTCTAATGTTAGTATTCAGGATCGTTCCGTTTAAAGAAGGAGAAAACATAGTTAACGACGGCATTAAAATGATGGGGATGATTGCGTTTGTAATGCTGGTTGCTTCTGGGTATGCTACCGTTTTGCAAGATATCGGGGCTGTAGAGGAGTTAGTCGAAACATCTTCAACTATTGTCGGTGATAGCAAATTTTTGGGAGCTGTTGCAATGCTTTTTGTTGGAATGATAATAACGATGGGAATTGGCTCATCTTTTGGAACCATTCCTATTCTCGCTGCGCTGTTTGTACCTCTTTGTAGTGCGCTAGGCTTTTCTCCGCTAGCAACGGCTGCATTAATTGGTACAGCGGGAGCAGTTGGTGATGCAGGCTCTCCAGCTTCTGACAGCACCCTTGGGCCAACATCTGGTTTGAATGCAGATGGGAAGCACAATCACATTTGGGACACGTGTGTTCCAACATTTTTACATTTTAATATTCCTCTCTTAATTTTTGGATTAATCGCTGCATTAATTTTATAACGATCTTCCTTTTAGGCCAGCGAAATATTAAGAATCAATACACTCAACTCTAGTTAATAGAGCTGTCATTGTAATGTGTTAAAAAAAGGATGCTTTCCTATAGGAGCAGCATCCTTTTTTTATAGGATAAGAAAGTATAAAATGTTGCGCATTGATGTCTAGCTTCAGCGCCCAGCCTTTCGGAGGCCCGCGGCGATTTAAGAAACGTTTGCTATAATCGCGAACATCGTGTTCGCACCGGAAAAGTCAGCCCATCCTGTGCAAGCCAGTTCGGCGTTCTTACAGGACGTGAGTAACTTAGCCGAACGTCTTAAAAACAAGAGCGCTTGCGCTTTTCTTATTTGTACGAGCAGCTAACAAACAAAATGAGAAGATTGATTCGATTAGACAAAGAAATACATAGATTTGTCTTAAATTGAAACCTTTATTTTTTCTTTTTCGTAACAAATGAATAAGATGTTGAATGAAGGCAGGTGAGAAGAAAAAAGGGTAAGGGACTAGAGGCGAAATTCCCTTATGCATTTATTTTATTTTTACCAATTGATTGGTTATGTACAGAAAGTCATGTTTACCCTTAACTTTAATTAAAGGAGGAATAGAGATGATTGAAGGTTTATTTATGATTATTTTGTTTATTCTTATTTTCTTAGCCGTTATCGCGGGGGTCGTGACATTTATTATCTTTCGAATTCGCTATAAAACAGCAAGTTCAAATGAAGCGCTGATAGTCACCGGTCCAAATTTAGGAGATCCCGAAAAAGAGAAAAATGTGTTTGAAGATCAAAATGGGCGTTCTGTGAAAATTATTCGCGGCGGAGGGTATCGTCTTCGTATGTTTCAAACGGCTACACCGATTGATTTAACATCTTTCCAGCTGCAAGTAGACTCAGAGAAGGCGTATACAAAAGAAGGTATTCCTGTACGAGTGGCTAGTACGGCTGTCATCAGTATAGGCAGCGAATTAGAGATAATGGCAAACTTTGCAGAGAAATTTTTAGGGAAAAAACAAAATGAACGAGAATCTGAGTTAAATGATGTGTTAAATGGTCATTTGCGTTCCATTATTGCTTCCCTTCCGATTGAGAAAATTTATAATGACTTTAAAGAAGTCAATACACAAGTAAAGAAAATCGCTGAAGCGGATCTGAAAGGGATGGGCTTTGAAATTACGTCATTTGCCTTAAATGATGTAGAAGATGTGGATAAAGAAAACGGCTATATTGATGCGCTAGGGCGCCCTCACATTGCTGACGTACAGAAAAAGGCTAATATGGCAGAGTCCGATGCAAAGAAAGAAACACGTATTTATCAAGCAAAAAATGATCAGGAAGCACAAGATGAAGAAAATCGCCGGTTAACAGCCATCGCCGCTTCCAAAAAAGAAAAAGATATTAAAGAAGCTGAATTCCAAAAAGAAACAAACCGAGCGGAAGCGAATGCAGCCCAGGCCGGTGAGCTTGAAAAACAAAAATTAGCTCAGCAGGTGAAAGAAGAAGAACTCCAAGTACAATACATAGAAAGACAGCGGGCTGTCGAGCTAGAAGAAGAGGAAAATAAACGTCGGCGTTCCATCGCTGATGCACAAGCTTATGAAACAACGAAAAAAGCCCAGGCCGAAGCAGATAAAGAACGCATAAAAGGGGAATCTGAAGCAGAAGTGATACGCCAGCGTGGTATTGCAGAAGCAGAATCTAAAGAACGTATGGCAAAAGCAATGGAGCAATACGGGGAAGCTGCTATAGTGGAAATGCTATTAAACGTGCTGCCTGATTATGCGGAGAAAGTTTCTGCACCGCTTTCACAAATTAAGGATATGAAAGTTATTGATATGGGTGGAAGTCATTCTCAAGGCGGATCTTCAAAAATAGCAAATAATGTCACTTCAACGATGCTTGGTATTCAAGAGTCTTTGAAGGAAGCAACCGGTATGGACTTGAAGGCTATGTTAGAAAGCTATGTTTCGCGAGGAAACATCGATAATGTTGGTTCTTCCAATGAAGCGTATGACCAAGGAGTAGCCGCAACCAGGGAAGAGGATGAAGAAATAAAAAAGACAGAGGAAGATAATATAGTAGATGATTCTAAAAACGAAAACACAAATTCGGATAAAAACTAAATGACACTACTTCAAATAGGGTTCTTCAATCAATGGGTGCAATTTTAGAATAAAAAATTGCACCCTGTTTTCATGTGGGTTTAAACAATGGAAAGTGATGAGTATATGAGTTTTATCGTTACTAGGCGAGAAGACTCCTACTTCAAGGAGCGTTAGCGAGTAAGTGGGAGATAAATCGCCTTCGGACAAGAGATGGCTTTAGCTATCTCTATTGTCTGATAATTCCCTCCGTCTCCTTGTTAAGACAGCCAAAATATTTTGAATAGAAAAGAGAATATATGCCCTTTTTCGTGCCAATGTCTTATAATAAGAGTAGCTTCATGGGGAGAGGTGGGGGAAATGGTGGTTCACAAAGCATATAAACTCCGGATCTATCCAACCAAAAAACAGGAAGTACTTATTGCGAAAACCATTGGTTGTAGTCGTTTTGTGTTCTATCATTTCCTTGCTAAATGGAGAGGCACGTATCAAGAAACAGGCAAGGGATTAACGTATAACGCTTGTTCCAAACAGTTAACACAACTCAAGAAAGAATGGATTTGGTTAAAAGAAGTGGACAGCGTTGCTATTCAATCTTCTCTTAAAAAACCTTGCCGATTCATATACGCGATTCTTCAAGAAAGAGAACAAAGCACCACGATTTAAGTCGAAAAAGAACAGAATGCAATCTTATACGACGAAACAAACAAATTGATATTCTTCCCTTAATGGGTTACCGCTGTATTGGCATAGACTGGAGGGGCTTTGGTAATTCAGATAAACCAATAAACGGCTATACTTATAACAGACTGGCTAATGATATTCGTATCATAGTGGGTACGCTTCAATTAGACAATTTTACGCTCCTAGGCCACTCTACCGGGCAGCACAAGGATATTAAATAAATCCGCAAATATTATGATCAGCGAGAAAATTGTCGGAACAAGCAAAAATTTTGTCGTTTTGCTCGAACATCTACATTTTATCAGCGAACAGCTTTTTTAACTCATCCAAATGCTTATAAACATCGGTTTCCAAACTGCGTCTATAAAGCACAGCTGCTGGATGATAAATCGGAAGAACAGCATACGTTTTCGTTGAAAAACAATAGGTATTTTTCTCCCAATCATCCAAGCAGCGGACAGCAGTCTCAACAGGAACCCCAGTCACTTCATCCATTCGTGGAGAGTTTCCCAACAAACGCCAATACGCGATGCGCCCCATTGGTACAATGATTGGAGGATTTGTCCATTTTATCTCCGCATCAAGAATAGGTGCATGGGCTGCAATTTCTTTTTGATTTGGGGTGCGATTATATTTACGAGCTTCTTTTCCACGACGCTTTTCCCATTTATAAGGCCGGCTGCGAACGGCACTTGTAATGTAAATATCTTTTCGCGATAAACCGAGATACTTAAGGTATTGATTAAAATGCTTCCCCGCTCTTCCGCTAAAAGGAATACCGTTGTTTATTTCTGTTTCCCCTGGAGCTTCACCAACAAACATGACGGCAGGATGCTGGGGCCCTTTTCCGTATACAAATCCTTCACAATCAAAAGGTTCTATTCGCTTTTGGCATTGTTTTATAAGGTCTTCCGATAACATGGACATCTCCTCTAGTTATTATCTTTAAGGATAGAAAGCAGTTGATCTATTGGCTGGTTTCCTCTCACTTTCTCCATTTCCCGAAAAGGACAGCCATTTATGAGAAGCCTTTCTAGCACGTGTTCCATCGTAAATTGTGTTCGCTCTAAAGAATCAGATACTTCTTCCCAAAAAAGCGGACAGGCTATCAAGGGTTCTGTTTTTCCTCTCAAGGAATACGGTGCAATAATTGTTTTTCCCTGTCTATGTTGAGGGACATCAATATAAAGTTTGCTGCCGCGGTTTTTCTTAAGTCGTTCCTGGGTGAAGAGTTCAGGAGATTTTTTTGTTAAAAAAGCTCCAAATGAAGTTGTTATTTTATTTGTATCATTCCATGTATATGTTTCTTCTGGCAGTGGTAAATAAACTTGCAGGCCTTTATTACCTGAAAACTTCACAAATGAAAATAAACCACATTCATCACAAAGCTCTTTTAACAATAATGCCCCTTTGATGGCAAGTTGAAAATAATCCGGGTCTGGCGGGTCGAGGTCAAAAACAATTTCATCCACATACTTTGTATGATAGCGCTGAAATGGTATATGCCATTCTAAAGCAAGTTGATTAGCCAGCCACAAAAAAGTCTCTACTTTATTACATAAAACATATTGATTATCGTCAAGTTTAACGGTCTCCACAAAGTCAGGAGCATAATCTGGACAATCCTTTTGAAAGAACCCTTCTTCTTTGATTCCATGAGGAAAACGAATAACAGTCAAAGGACGGTCATTTAAAAAAGGAAGAGCAAAAGGAGCGATGTTTCTTGCATAATGAAGAAAATCAATCTTTTTTACGCCTTTGTCAGGCCAAAGAGGTTTGTCAGGATGAGTAATACTGACCGTTTTCGGAAAGCGTAAGTCAGAAAGATACAGCCGTTCTTTCGTGCACTTAGAAACTGGTGATTCTAAAAGAATCCGGGAAAAACGTGGTTCACGCAGTTCTTGTTCTTTTCTGGTGGTGTAGGTTGCTTCTACGACGATAGAAGGGTCTATATAATACATTTTTTTCGATACATCCCAATCGCCATTTTGTTTAATGGTTTCTGTAACGGCTTCTTTTTCATGAGATGAAAAGCCATGTGCACATTTCCCTATTGGAAGTATCTCTTCATCGTCGAAAACACCTAAATGAAAGTAATCATTGGCAGGATCATACGCAGTTATAAAGCAAGGTGTTACAAATGGCGTTTTATATTTTAACCATTGACTGGTACGCCCTTTTTCATAATGAGAGGTTATGTTTTTCATCACGATTCCTTCACTTCGGCAAGTCTTAATTTCCTCGATGATGTTAGAAATATCATTATATGAGGGGAGAAATTGAACGCGCTCTGTGCATTGAGGATCTGGATTTAGGGGGAGGTCTGCATGTATCATCCATTCTTTTAATGCCTTTTTTCGGTCTAGCCAGTTTTTCTCCAACAAGCTTTCTCCATTTATTTTGAGACAATCAAAAGCAAGAAAACAAACAGGACGTTGTTTAGCTTCTTTGTATATAGAATTAGTTGAACGCAAACGATGGCGCCTTTGCAGCATGTAAAAATCCGCTTTTCCCCAGTTGTCCAAAACAGTAAGTTCCCCATCAAGCTCTATGGTCTTATTCACTGGAAAAAATTGTTCTGCTGTTTCAACAATTTCAGGAAATCTGTCTTCTAATGCATGGCCATTTTTACTGCTAAGTACAAGTTTTTTGCCATCCCAAGATAACAAGGCACGGTAACCATCGTATTTTATTTCATAACGCCAATTTTTCCCTTTTAGTATTTCATTTGTACGTGATGGTTTCATCCAGGCCATTGAACGATTCTTTCCCTTCTTCTTTTTAATCTGACATTTAGTATGAATGAGAAAGGCTTCTCTCATGCACAATATAAAGAAAAGAACCTGCAAATTAAAAAGGAGGAAATCGGAGATGCATACGATGTGGAAAGGGAGTATACAATTTGGCTTGGTCAGTATTCCTATTAAAATGCATGCCGCTACAGAAGACAAAGATGTTTCTTTTCGAACACTTCATGAAAAATGTAAAACACCGATAAGATACGAAAAAGTTTGCCCTGTTTGTGAAGAAAAAGTGGAAAAAGACGACCTTGTGAAAGGATATGAGACAACAAGCGGAGGTTTTGTCATTGTTAGTCAGGAAGAAATCGAATCCCTGCGAAAAGAAACGAATGAAAAAGCCGTAGAAATACTGGATTTTATCGATATAGATGAGATAGATCCGATCTATTTTAATCGGAGCTATTACCTTGGACCAAATGAAGGCGGATCAAAAGCTTATTCTCTTTTAAGAAAAGCTCTAGAAGACTCCAGAAAAGTAGGCGTTGCCAAGATTATGATCCGTTCTAAAGAACAATTGGCTTTATTGCGTGTTTACAATAATACACTCCTTATGGAAACGTTACATTATCCCGATGAAATAAGAAATGCAGCTGATGTACCGAATGTACCGGAGGCAGAAAATGTGGAAGAAAAAGAGCTTGAAACGGCCAAATTGCTCATTGATCAACTGACAGCCGCGTTTAAACCAGAAAAATATGAGGATGAGTACCGTCAAAAACTGCTCAATCTAATTGAGGCAAAAGAAAATGGAGAAGAGGTGGTTGAAACAAAAGAGGAACCTAGAAAAGATAATGTTACTAATTTAATGGAAGCACTGCAGGCTTCTGTAGATAAAAATAAGAAGAAAACAACCGATAAAAAGACAAAAAAAGCACCGGCTGCCAAAAAACGACAAACGGCTCCGAAGAAAAAAGCAACATAGGATGACAATTAATACTAAAAAACTTGGCAGCAAGCCAAGTTTTTTAATAGGCAAAGACTTTTGTCTTCCTTGCTTGATGGGCACAAACACCGGGGAAATTGTAGTATGTCTCTTCATATCAGTGGTTTTGAGGAAAAACAAGACTCCATCATTTAATATTTCAAGTTAGGGCCTAAGTCATAAATTGGCCACAAACTTGAAATTCAACGTTTCATTTTGCTCGAATTCGTTAATTTATAAAAATGTAACATCAAAAATAATTACAATCTTCGAAAGGAGATGGCAGACATGGCAAAAAGAGATAATCGTAAAATGAGTTTAGAAGAAGCAGGTCGTAAAGGCGGAAGAACGACAGCTAAACAGCATGATAGAGAATTTTATCAAGATATCGGCCAAAAAGGCGGAGAAACCACTTCTAATGAACATGACAAAGAATTCTATCAAGACATCGGTCAAAAAGGTGGAGAAACCACTTCTAGTGAACACGACAAAGAATTCTATCAAGACATCGGCCAAAAAGGCGGAGAGACGACTTCTAGTGAGCACGACAAAGAATTCTATCAAGACATCGGCCAAAAAGGTGGAGAAACCACTTCTGAGAAACATGACAAAGAGTTCTATCAAGACATTGGTCAAAAAGGCGGAGAAACCACTTCAGAGGAACATGGAGAAGAATTTTATGAAGATATCGGTCAAAAAGGCGGAGAAGCTCGCAGCAGACAACGCAGAAAATAGAATTCAATCTGTTCGAAAGCCGCGTAAAGAAAGGAGAGGTTTTTATGCAAACTATTCAAAAGCATATGACAACCTTTGCCGAATGCTGCAGCCCTTCTGATGATCTCTATACTTTGGCTAAAAAGATGAAAGAAAATGAGATTGGTTTTCTTCCTATTGTCAAAGACGATCATTTAGTTGGATGTGTAACAGACAGAGATGTGGTTATCGATGGACTTGCAAAAGAAGTGCAGCCTAATGAAGTTACCGCAGAAAACATCATGCAGGAAAAAGTCATTACTGGTTACCCTGATATGTCGGTCGATGAAGCCTCTAGGTTAATGCAAGATCATCAAATTCAGCGGTTAGTAGTCACAGAAGATCAAAAAGTGAAAGGTGTCGTTTCTATTGGGGATCTGGCGGTCTCAAAAAATGCTGATCAAGCAGCAGGGAACACACTAAGCGAAATTTCAAAACCACATCCATCATAAAAAATCAACAGCATCCATAAAGCAAGAAATATCCACGCTAATGAATGATCCCTTTATGGATGCTTTGATTTCCTTTATACCAAAATAAAATAATGAATGCAAGAAAACCACCAAAAAATGGGTGGTTTTTCTTTTTCTACATAAGGAAAGAGCAATTTTGCTAAAGGGGAAAGTATAAGGAAATTACGGCTTCCTCCATTTGGACTTGTTCTAAACTATCATAGTTAAATTAGGTGAAATCGACGTTTTTAAGGTGAAGTTTCCCGCAGGTATTGACGTTATAGTTGACGAAGATATTAGGGGGGGTATAAAGAAATGAATGACTAGAAATTAACTTGGAGTTTTTTAAATTTTTAGAAAGAGGTGAGAGCTGGCAATGGAGCAGCTGAAACGGGAGACGTGGAAGCGCTTTGTTCAAGAAGGGACACTTGATACGTCCAGGATGGAAAAAAGAATTGCAGAATCCTGGTTTCATTGTCGTCAAACCGGAGTAGATCCTTATAATGGAAAAGGAGTGCTGCTTTTAAATGGAAGAGAATTAGAAGAGAGAAAACAAAAAAATTCACGCTTGATTCAAGTAGCAATGCCCTTTTTACAAAATCTTGCAAAAATGTATGAACAGTTAAATGTCGTTTTATTACTTGCCGATCGTGATGGTTATGTGCTGCGTATGATGGGAAATACATCCGCATATCAAATCGCCAAGGACATTAATTTTACCGAGGGTGTAAAATGGACGGAAGAAGAAGTAGGAACAAACGCTATTGGTACAGCCATTAGTACTACAGAACCTATTACGATTACAGGTGTCGAACATTACTCTGTTGCTTCTCAAAATTGGAGCTGTTCTGCCTCACCTATCTATGATGAAGACGGAGAACTTCTTGGAGTGTTAGATATTTCTAGTCCGTTTTCAAAAGACACATATGAACACATATTGGGTACAGTCGTCGCTGCTGCTTATGCTATTGAAAACAAATGGAAAAAGCAAATGAAAGAAGAAGAAGTAGAATTGTTATCTTGGGCTTTAGAATCCCCTGCATCAACTCCATATATATTATGTAATCGTAAACATAAAATTGTATACATTCATTCAGACCTTAAAGATTACCCTGTTCAGGTCGGTAAGACTTTACAAGAATATTCTTCCCAAGGCATTATTCATGCATCAAAAACACCAATTTTATCAAAAGGAACAGAAGACATGATCGGTTATAATCTTCAAATCCAAGCACCAAAGCAGTCTGTTCAGAAACATTCTATAACAAATGAATCTGTTTCGTTTGAATATCCAGGTGTAAAAGGCAAAAGCCTAGCGTTTCAAAAAACAATCCATGAAGCAAAGAAGGCTTCGAGAACAGATGTCACAGTTCATTTGCATGGAGAAACCGGAACAGGAAAAGAAATGTTAGCTCAATCAATTCATCAAAATAGTACACGAAAAAAGGGCCGATTTATTGCTGTAAACTGTGGTGCTATACCTGAAAACCTTTTAGAAAGTGAACTTTTTGGATATGCGGATGGTGCCTTTACTGGCGCCCGCCGAAGTGGAAAGGAAGGAAAAATAAAACAAGCGGATGGAGGAACTTTGTTTTTAGATGAGATTGGTGAAATTCCACCATCTATGCAAATTACACTTTTACGTGCTCTCCAAGAAAAACAAGTAGCACCGATAGGAGGAGATCAAACTGTCTCGGTGGATTTTCGTTTAATCACTGCGACAAACAAAGACTTACGAAAGTTAGTGAAGGAATTAGAGAAGATCTATTTTATCGTTTGTATGTGTTCCCAATTGAAATTCCATCATTACGTAAGAGGTCCAATGACATACCTTTTTTCGTTCAACATTTTTGCAAAAAGACAAGTTTCCCAAATAAATGGCCAAAAGAGTTGTTGGAAATTTTAATGAATTACTCATGGCCTGGAAATATCCGAGAGTTATTTAATGTCCTTGAAAGAGCACAAACGATATATTGTGACAGATACCCGTCCGCGTCCGAACTTCACTCTCTTCTCACTTCTGCTTCTCTTGAAAAAAGAAATATTGATGAGAAATCTGAATTTTCCTATCGAGAAGAAATAGAGAAAGATACATTGAAAAAGGCCCTTCAAGAAACCGGCGGGAAAGCTGCTCAAGCTGCAAAATTATTAAATATACCGAGAAGTACATTTTATCGGAAAATAAAAAAATATAAACTTTAAAGGATATGAGACAAAACGAGAAAATATGAGACACAATCTTAATTTGTCTCACTCATGTTTTAGATAAAAACAGAAGCTTGTCCAAAAACGCTTAATTGTAAGCGTTTTCTTTTTTGGCATAAGTTTTGCAAATATTTATGTGTAGAAAATTTGAAGGAGGGTTTTTATATGGGTGTTTCTGAAGTCCAGCAAACGAACCTCACATCAGAAAAAGCAAAGTGGATGTATCAAAAAATGGCAGAAATTCGCAGATTTGAAGATCAGGTGCACGAAACGTTCAGTAAAGGAGTGCTGCCCGGTTTTGTCCATTTATATGCTGGAGAAGAAGCGGTGGCAGTTGGGGTATGTGCTCATCTCGATGATATAGACAGCATAACAAGCACGCATCGCGGGCATGGCCATTGTATTGCAAAAGGCTGTGATCTAAAAGGAATGATGGCAGAGTTATATGGCAAATCCACTGGATTGTGCCGAGGGAAAGGCGGGTCCATGCATATTGCGGACATCGAAAAAGGGATGCTTGGGGCAAACGGAATTGTCGGAGGAGGATTTCCACTTGCTACAGGTGCAGCGTTAACAGCAAAACTAAAAAAATCAGGTGCAGTAGCTGTTTGCTTTTTCGGAGACGGAGCCAATAATCACGGTACATTCCATGAGGGTATTAACATGGCTGCGATTTGGGATTTACCAGTGGTTTTTGTAGCCGAAAATAATGGGTACGCAGAAGCTACACCATTTGAATATGCTTCAAGCTGTGAAAATATTGCCGAACGTGCTGCTTCCTATGGGATTCCTGGAGAAACAGTAGATGGAAAAGATACTATGGCAGTGTATGAAGCCGCAGAAAGAGCAATCGAAAGAGCAAGAGCTGGGAAAGGTCCTTCCCTAATTGAATGTAAAACATACCGAAATTATGGGCATTTTGAAGGGGACGCTCAAACGTACAAACCCGAACCAGAAAAAAAGGAACATTTAACAGAGCTGGATGCAATTATACTTTTTCGTCAATTTGTACTTAAGAATGGATTGGCAAGTGAGGATGATCTTCATACAGTCGATGAAAATGTAAAAAAAGAAATAGAAGAGGCGGTTTCTTTTGCAGAAGAAAGTCCAATGCCGGAAGTGAAAGAACTGACAACAGATGTCTACGTTTCTTATAAAGAATAAGGAGGGGTAATAATGGGTAGAGTTATTACGTTTTCAGATGCATTAAATGAAGCAATGAAGCAAGCGATGCGTAAGAATGAGGATGTCATTTTATTAGGAGAAGATATAGCTGGCGGCGCTGAAGTAGATCATTTGCAGAACGAAGATGCTTGGGGCGGAGTAATGGGTGTAACAAAAGGACTTATTCAAGAGTTTGGAAAAGACAGGGTCTTGGATACTCCGATAGCAGAAGCAGGTTATGTAGGAGCTGCTGTTAGCGCCGCGGCAACGGGAATGCGTCCAATTGCAGAATTGATGTTTAACGACTTTATAGGAAGCTGTTTAGATGAAGTGATGAATCAAGGAGCGAAACTTCGTTACATGTTTGGCGGCAAAGCAAAAATCCCATTAACCATCCGTACGATGCACGGAGCTGGTTTTAGAGCGGCGGCCCAGCATTCACAAAGCTTATATGGATTGTTTACTGCAATCCCGGGTGTAAAAGTAGTGGTCCCATCTACTCCAGCTGATGCAAAAGGGATGTTGATCGCTGCCATTGAAGATGATGATTTAACTGTATTTTTTGAAGATAAAACTTTATATAACACGAAAGGAGAAGTAGAGGAAGAATACTACACTATTCCAATTGGAAAAGCAGATATTAAACGGCAAGGAGAAGATTTAACGATAGTAGCAATAGGTAAACAGGTTCATACGGCTCTAGATGCCGCTGATCAATTAGCTAAAAAAGGGATTGAAACGGAAGTGGTTGATCCACGCAGTCTATCCCCTCTTGATGAAGAAACGATTTTGCAATCAGTGATGAAAACGAGCAGACTTATCGTTATTGATGAAGCAAATCCAAGATGCAATGCAGCCACTGACATATCTGCCATGGTAGCTGACAAAGGTTTTGATTACCTCGATGCCCCTATTAAGATGATTACCGCTCCTCATTGCCCCGTTCCATTTTCTCCGGTCCTAGAAGATGTTTATCTGCCAACACCAGAGAAAGTGGTGGAAGTGGTATCTGAGTTAATTGATGATGACTCCAGCGTAGCAATGTAGAAAAGAAAGAGGACCTGTCTGGCACGGGAAAGACAAGTCCTCTACATATAAAAAGGAGGGTGAGACGGTATGGCTGAACAAATTGTGATGCCGAAATTCGGGATGAGTATGGAAGAAGGAACCGTAGTGGAATGGTTAAAAAGAAAAGATGAACCCGT
This DNA window, taken from Alteribacillus bidgolensis, encodes the following:
- a CDS encoding alpha-ketoacid dehydrogenase subunit beta, giving the protein MGRVITFSDALNEAMKQAMRKNEDVILLGEDIAGGAEVDHLQNEDAWGGVMGVTKGLIQEFGKDRVLDTPIAEAGYVGAAVSAAATGMRPIAELMFNDFIGSCLDEVMNQGAKLRYMFGGKAKIPLTIRTMHGAGFRAAAQHSQSLYGLFTAIPGVKVVVPSTPADAKGMLIAAIEDDDLTVFFEDKTLYNTKGEVEEEYYTIPIGKADIKRQGEDLTIVAIGKQVHTALDAADQLAKKGIETEVVDPRSLSPLDEETILQSVMKTSRLIVIDEANPRCNAATDISAMVADKGFDYLDAPIKMITAPHCPVPFSPVLEDVYLPTPEKVVEVVSELIDDDSSVAM
- a CDS encoding helix-turn-helix domain-containing protein, with amino-acid sequence MNYSWPGNIRELFNVLERAQTIYCDRYPSASELHSLLTSASLEKRNIDEKSEFSYREEIEKDTLKKALQETGGKAAQAAKLLNIPRSTFYRKIKKYKL
- a CDS encoding sigma-54-dependent Fis family transcriptional regulator; the encoded protein is MEQLKRETWKRFVQEGTLDTSRMEKRIAESWFHCRQTGVDPYNGKGVLLLNGRELEERKQKNSRLIQVAMPFLQNLAKMYEQLNVVLLLADRDGYVLRMMGNTSAYQIAKDINFTEGVKWTEEEVGTNAIGTAISTTEPITITGVEHYSVASQNWSCSASPIYDEDGELLGVLDISSPFSKDTYEHILGTVVAAAYAIENKWKKQMKEEEVELLSWALESPASTPYILCNRKHKIVYIHSDLKDYPVQVGKTLQEYSSQGIIHASKTPILSKGTEDMIGYNLQIQAPKQSVQKHSITNESVSFEYPGVKGKSLAFQKTIHEAKKASRTDVTVHLHGETGTGKEMLAQSIHQNSTRKKGRFIAVNCGAIPENLLESELFGYADGAFTGARRSGKEGKIKQADGGTLFLDEIGEIPPSMQITLLRALQEKQVAPIGGDQTVSVDFRLITATNKDLRKLVKELEKIYFIVCMCSQLKFHHYVRGPMTYLFSFNIFAKRQVSQINGQKSCWKF
- a CDS encoding thiamine pyrophosphate-dependent dehydrogenase E1 component subunit alpha gives rise to the protein MGVSEVQQTNLTSEKAKWMYQKMAEIRRFEDQVHETFSKGVLPGFVHLYAGEEAVAVGVCAHLDDIDSITSTHRGHGHCIAKGCDLKGMMAELYGKSTGLCRGKGGSMHIADIEKGMLGANGIVGGGFPLATGAALTAKLKKSGAVAVCFFGDGANNHGTFHEGINMAAIWDLPVVFVAENNGYAEATPFEYASSCENIAERAASYGIPGETVDGKDTMAVYEAAERAIERARAGKGPSLIECKTYRNYGHFEGDAQTYKPEPEKKEHLTELDAIILFRQFVLKNGLASEDDLHTVDENVKKEIEEAVSFAEESPMPEVKELTTDVYVSYKE